In the Methylomonas rhizoryzae genome, one interval contains:
- the dhaK gene encoding dihydroxyacetone kinase subunit DhaK, with protein MKKFLDSPATLLDTSLRGFAKAHADIVDLHTEPNYVCRKQNKPGKVALISGGGSGHEPLHSGFVGYGMLDAACPGQIFTSPTPDQMLAAAQMVNTGAGVLFIVKNYAGDVMNFEMAAEMLDCPNATVVVNDDISLPKNHSIGRRGVAGTTIVEKIVGAGAEAGLDLAACQALGERVVGNTASMGVALTSCTVPALGHPTFAIADDEMEIGVGIHGERGRETGKIAPATEIVAQVAGHIIDELAPSAGQSILLHVNGFGGTPLVELHLLYELAWQFLSGRGLHVQRSLVGNFTTSLDMAGCSLTVTLLDDELRQLWDAPVNTAALRWGC; from the coding sequence ATGAAAAAATTCCTCGACAGCCCGGCGACCCTGCTGGACACCAGCTTACGCGGCTTCGCCAAAGCCCATGCCGACATCGTCGATTTACATACCGAACCGAACTATGTGTGCCGCAAACAAAACAAACCCGGCAAGGTTGCCTTGATTTCCGGCGGCGGCTCCGGCCACGAACCCCTGCACAGCGGTTTTGTCGGCTACGGCATGCTGGACGCCGCCTGCCCCGGCCAAATATTCACCTCGCCCACCCCGGATCAAATGCTGGCTGCCGCTCAAATGGTCAATACCGGCGCAGGCGTACTGTTCATCGTCAAGAACTACGCCGGCGACGTGATGAATTTCGAAATGGCGGCCGAAATGCTGGATTGTCCCAACGCCACGGTAGTGGTCAACGACGACATTTCCCTACCGAAAAACCACAGCATCGGCAGGCGTGGCGTAGCCGGCACCACCATCGTCGAAAAAATCGTCGGTGCCGGCGCCGAAGCCGGCCTGGATTTGGCCGCCTGCCAAGCGCTGGGCGAACGCGTGGTCGGAAACACCGCATCGATGGGCGTCGCACTCACCAGCTGCACCGTGCCGGCGCTAGGCCATCCGACGTTCGCCATCGCGGACGACGAAATGGAAATCGGCGTCGGCATTCACGGCGAGCGCGGCCGGGAAACCGGTAAAATCGCGCCGGCAACCGAAATCGTCGCCCAAGTCGCCGGCCACATTATCGACGAACTCGCCCCCAGCGCCGGACAATCCATCCTGCTGCACGTCAACGGTTTCGGCGGAACGCCGTTGGTCGAACTGCATTTGCTATACGAACTGGCCTGGCAATTTTTGAGCGGACGCGGCTTGCACGTGCAGCGTTCACTAGTCGGGAATTTCACTACCTCGCTGGACATGGCCGGATGTTCGCTCACCGTCACGCTATTGGACGACGAATTGCGGCAACTTTGGGACGCGCCGGTCAACACCGCCGCCTTGCGCTGGGGATGTTAA
- a CDS encoding type II secretion system protein N, with product MFSLRLISVSEKARLSPRFRNLQCGSAPLSGLCALGILLYSLWHWPSLKAQEPVAAVTPSTDERPAAPDYRRIAAWNLFGGQNDETPGAAEQPVESDLQLKLLGTFMVSALSDRRYAIVQHNDGAQRRYRVGDRLPEDVVLERVDAKRIVVRNRQRLESLAFPAPAPAAAP from the coding sequence ATGTTTAGCCTGCGGTTGATTTCTGTCTCCGAGAAAGCTCGGCTTTCTCCCCGTTTTCGCAATCTTCAATGTGGGAGCGCGCCGCTGTCCGGTTTGTGCGCGCTGGGGATTTTGCTTTATTCGCTATGGCATTGGCCAAGCTTGAAGGCGCAAGAACCGGTTGCGGCTGTAACACCGTCCACGGACGAGCGGCCCGCCGCTCCGGATTACCGACGGATTGCGGCGTGGAATTTATTCGGCGGACAAAATGACGAGACGCCGGGCGCGGCGGAACAACCGGTGGAATCCGATTTGCAGCTCAAGTTGCTCGGCACCTTTATGGTGTCCGCGCTAAGCGACAGGCGGTATGCCATTGTTCAACACAACGACGGTGCGCAACGGCGTTACCGGGTCGGCGACAGGCTGCCTGAAGATGTTGTATTGGAGCGGGTGGACGCAAAACGCATTGTGGTGCGCAACCGGCAACGTTTGGAGTCGTTAGCCTTTCCCGCGCCGGCTCCGGCCGCCGCGCCTTAA
- a CDS encoding REP-associated tyrosine transposase — MGKSRYLIAEADKPHFMTCTVVEWLAVFTRPETVQIVLDSWQYQRQHTGLKLYGYVILENHLHFIAQAPELDQCLAGFKAYTARRIIDHLQQQKAERLLQRLHFAKAAHIRDWQEGIHAEMILNEAMMRQKPDYIHANPVKRGYVNLPQHWRYSSAANYEGLKGLMEIDVW; from the coding sequence ATGGGAAAAAGCCGCTACCTCATCGCCGAAGCCGACAAACCCCATTTCATGACCTGCACCGTCGTCGAATGGCTGGCCGTGTTTACCCGCCCGGAAACCGTGCAAATCGTCCTCGACAGTTGGCAATACCAACGCCAACATACAGGTTTAAAACTCTACGGCTACGTAATTCTGGAAAACCATCTGCACTTTATCGCTCAGGCCCCGGAACTGGACCAATGCCTTGCCGGCTTCAAAGCTTATACCGCCCGCCGGATTATCGACCACCTCCAGCAGCAAAAAGCCGAGCGCTTGCTGCAACGCCTGCACTTCGCCAAAGCCGCGCATATACGGGACTGGCAGGAAGGCATACATGCGGAAATGATTTTGAACGAAGCGATGATGCGGCAGAAGCCGGACTACATCCACGCCAACCCGGTCAAACGCGGTTATGTGAATTTACCGCAGCATTGGCGTTATTCCAGTGCCGCCAACTATGAAGGCTTGAAAGGGTTGATGGAGATAGACGTTTGGTGA